Proteins encoded by one window of Nicotiana tabacum cultivar K326 chromosome 10, ASM71507v2, whole genome shotgun sequence:
- the LOC107818376 gene encoding uncharacterized protein LOC107818376, which produces MKGSAKAISSPGRTEKFPPPLMRFLRSNVGSRSRGRSRASPMFMRKNKSNVTVIEPTQEPSSPKVTCIGQVRVRRSSKSAGGGHRTGTRTRRSNSAKKQRKKTCWWKIHKTLFCNNSQGKCYKLHKPKSLISVLKKCLCCFRFWCWRKRVETVNSSTQRVQSRVSTSTTESCSTIENVTNTAKIGSSFVTENKEGFVGSNSSSSSSPPKNALLLTRCRSAPYRSSSLASRFWGSPINSSEETEDNTEIEILKLKTQEMEENPVLENPISPNGENGDLELRKSHGSEEMESSNGESSREEEAEEKNGGVYVHPLLLTRCKSEPAKRGERLNPDSVLCMQRRSTDPDSQT; this is translated from the coding sequence atgaaggGTTCAGCAAAAGCAATTTCAAGTCCAGGTAGAACAGAGAAATTTCCACCGCCATTAATGAGATTTCTAAGAAGCAACGTGGGAAGTAGAAGCAGAGGAAGGTCACGTGCCAGTCCTATGTTCATGCGCAAAAACAAGAGCAATGTTACCGTTATTGAACCAACTCAAGAACCATCTTCCCCTAAAGTCACGTGCATAGGCCAAGTTCGTGTTCGCCGCTCCTCTAAGTCTGCCGGCGGCGGACATAGAACAGGAACACGAACACGTCGGTCGAACTCCGCCAAAAAACAACGAAAAAAAACATGTTGGTGGAAGATTCACAAGACTCTATTTTGCAACAATAGTCAAGGAAAATGTTACAAATTACACAAACCCAAGTCGTTAATTTCAGTTTTGAAAAAGTGTTTGTGCTGTTTTCGATTTTGGTGTTGGAGAAAAAGAGTCGAAACTGTAAATTCTTCAACTCAAAGAGTACAAAGCCGAGTTAGTACCAGCACTACTGAAAGCTGTAGTACTATTGAAAATGTTACAAATACTGCCAAAATTGGAAGTTCTTTTGTAACGGAAAATAAAGAAGGATTTGTGGGTtctaattcttcttcttcttcttcaccaccCAAAAATGCATTACTTTTAACTCGGTGTAGATCAGCACCATACCGATCTTCATCTTTAGCAAGTAGATTTTGGGGTTCTCCTATAAACTCATCAGAAGAAACTGAGGATAATACCGAAATAGAAATACTAAAATTAAAGACtcaagaaatggaagaaaacccaGTTCTTGAAAACCCCATTTCGCCAAATGGCGAAAATGGGGATTTGGAGTTGAGAAAAAGCCATGGAAGTGAAGAAATGGAGAGCTCTAATGGTGAAAGTAGCAGagaagaagaagctgaagaaAAAAATGGAGGAGTTTATGTTCATCCTTTATTGCTAACAAGGTGTAAATCAGAACCAGCAAAAAGAGGTGAAAGGCTGAACCCAGATTCAGTTTTGTGTATGCAAAGAAGGTCTACTGATCCTGATTCTCAAACAtga